In a single window of the Desulfovibrio mangrovi genome:
- the yajC gene encoding preprotein translocase subunit YajC encodes MSFINTAWAMGNAGQASGQGGGIAAFAPLILMFAIFYFLLIRPQQKKAKEHKAMLDGLKKGDAIVTSGGLYGTVVEAKDEVLTVDLGSTTVKVGRQFISGLVSAPAPKEKKKGKEEKQAEK; translated from the coding sequence ATGTCGTTTATCAACACCGCTTGGGCCATGGGTAACGCCGGTCAGGCTTCCGGACAGGGTGGGGGCATTGCCGCTTTTGCACCCCTTATCCTCATGTTCGCCATCTTCTACTTCCTCCTCATTCGTCCTCAGCAGAAGAAGGCCAAGGAACACAAGGCCATGCTCGACGGTCTGAAGAAGGGTGATGCCATCGTCACCTCCGGTGGCCTGTATGGTACCGTTGTCGAAGCCAAGGACGAAGTTCTGACCGTGGACCTCGGTTCCACCACTGTTAAGGTTGGCCGTCAGTTCATTTCCGGTCTGGTTTCCGCGCCTGCGCCCAAGGAAAAGAAGAAGGGCAAGGAAGAAAAGCAGGCTGAAAAGTAG
- a CDS encoding NAD(P)/FAD-dependent oxidoreductase yields the protein MTYVIVGNGVASVGAIEGIRKLDKEGKIVVVSEENTPTYGRPLISYFLAGKIGLDRMSLRPDDYYEKNNVELKLGSRVVGLNTDSKTLELSSGESVSYDKLLLATGGVPFMPPIKGLEGPGIYNFTTLAHAEILLDIAQNIRNVVVIGGGLIGLKAAEGLFDNGINVTIVELGPRVLSAAFDDIAGKMVSRRLENEGLGVRCGNTVEEVLRGPSGGINGVRLTNGEVLQCEAVVVAIGVVPSLTPAKEAGLSIRRGIKVDEFLHTSAEGVYAAGDVAEAYDMIADDARVTPIWPNAYSQGYYAGMNMTGQKHEKHPGGLAMNAISFYGLPTASLGMVNPTAEEGCDVFTFVDEEKQTYRKLVFRGDKLVGYVLVGDIDFAGLYTGFVRFQLPLTEEIKQDLKDGQPSALLWPEHDFDTRWTPEHE from the coding sequence ATGACCTATGTCATCGTAGGCAACGGCGTAGCCTCCGTTGGTGCCATTGAAGGCATCCGGAAGCTGGACAAAGAGGGCAAAATAGTGGTGGTGAGTGAAGAAAACACCCCCACCTATGGACGCCCCCTCATTTCCTACTTCCTCGCGGGCAAGATCGGGCTGGATCGCATGAGTCTCCGCCCCGACGACTACTACGAGAAGAACAACGTGGAGCTCAAGCTTGGTTCGCGCGTTGTGGGCCTGAATACCGATTCCAAGACGCTGGAGCTGTCAAGCGGCGAGAGCGTTTCATATGACAAGCTGCTGCTGGCGACCGGTGGCGTTCCCTTCATGCCTCCCATCAAGGGACTTGAAGGCCCCGGCATATATAACTTCACCACGCTGGCCCATGCTGAGATTCTGCTCGATATCGCGCAGAACATCCGTAACGTGGTGGTCATCGGTGGTGGTCTTATCGGCCTGAAGGCTGCAGAAGGCCTGTTCGATAACGGCATTAACGTGACCATCGTCGAATTGGGACCCCGCGTTCTTTCCGCCGCTTTTGACGATATCGCCGGGAAGATGGTTTCCCGTCGTCTTGAGAACGAAGGACTGGGCGTACGCTGCGGCAACACCGTTGAGGAAGTTCTTCGCGGACCCAGCGGCGGCATCAACGGTGTGCGTCTGACCAACGGTGAAGTGCTGCAGTGCGAAGCCGTGGTTGTGGCTATCGGCGTTGTGCCGAGCCTGACCCCCGCAAAGGAAGCTGGTCTTTCCATCCGGCGCGGCATCAAGGTGGATGAGTTCCTGCACACCAGCGCTGAAGGCGTGTATGCGGCTGGCGACGTGGCCGAAGCATATGACATGATCGCTGATGACGCGCGTGTTACTCCCATTTGGCCCAACGCATATAGCCAGGGCTACTACGCGGGCATGAACATGACCGGTCAGAAGCACGAAAAGCATCCCGGCGGTCTGGCCATGAACGCCATTTCCTTCTACGGGTTGCCCACCGCTTCGCTGGGTATGGTTAATCCCACGGCTGAAGAGGGCTGCGATGTCTTCACCTTTGTTGATGAAGAGAAGCAGACCTACCGCAAGCTAGTGTTCCGCGGCGACAAGCTGGTCGGTTATGTGCTGGTCGGTGATATCGACTTTGCGGGTCTGTACACCGGTTTTGTCCGGTTCCAGCTGCCCCTGACCGAGGAGATCAAGCAGGACCTCAAGGACGGACAGCCCTCTGCGCTGCTCTGGCCCGAACACGATTTCGATACGAGATGGACCCCCGAACACGAGTAG
- the secD gene encoding protein translocase subunit SecD → MKEGLRWRMLVALLVTVLGLAYALPSVPFVGNSALQKVLPEDKISLGLDLRGGIYLTLGVDVDKAIENTLAQTGQDLRTVAREEKIGMLRPRVVGGDKIELVLLKSEQKESLNKLIAEKFSHLVNEAPVDMEEGKVRYSLSYTDEYRKYLANLALDQAVKTIRNRIDQFGVSEPDIRKQQDYRIQVQLPGLSDPERAIQIIGKTAHLEFRMVKDDANIENAKRGIVPPGYEAMPQMIRNPDGTYTESALVVEKDAAMTGEYVQDAYVNFDQFNQSYVGITFNNSGARRFEQITGEYTGRRMAIVLDGKIHSAPVIQEKIRGGRASISGRFTKEEAHDLAIVLRAGSLPAPVNILEERSVGPSLGQESIDQGVSAALIGGALVMVFMVVYYGFGGLVANLVLCLNIVLIMAGLAAFGATLTLPGIAGIILTLGMAVDANVLIFERIREELRRGLTPLAAIAEGYNRASLTIFDANVTTLIAAVILYQFGTGPIRGFAVTLSLGILASMFTAIFCSRILFDLWAGGKQRAKLSI, encoded by the coding sequence ATGAAAGAAGGTCTGCGATGGCGAATGCTGGTTGCCCTGCTGGTGACCGTGTTGGGCCTTGCCTATGCGTTGCCGAGCGTTCCTTTTGTCGGGAATTCCGCTTTGCAGAAGGTATTGCCGGAAGACAAGATCAGTCTCGGCCTTGACCTTAGAGGCGGTATTTACCTGACTCTCGGCGTGGATGTGGATAAAGCCATCGAGAACACCCTTGCCCAGACTGGGCAGGACCTGCGTACCGTAGCACGCGAAGAGAAGATCGGCATGCTTCGTCCCCGTGTGGTTGGTGGTGACAAGATCGAATTGGTTCTTCTCAAGTCCGAGCAGAAAGAGTCTTTGAACAAGCTTATTGCCGAGAAGTTCTCGCATCTGGTCAACGAGGCTCCGGTGGATATGGAAGAGGGCAAGGTTCGCTACTCTCTTTCCTACACCGATGAATACCGCAAATACCTTGCGAATCTTGCCCTTGATCAGGCTGTTAAGACCATCCGCAACCGTATTGACCAGTTCGGCGTGAGCGAACCCGATATCCGCAAGCAGCAGGATTATCGCATTCAGGTACAGTTGCCCGGTCTGAGCGATCCGGAACGTGCCATTCAGATTATCGGCAAAACCGCGCATCTTGAGTTCCGCATGGTCAAGGACGATGCCAACATCGAGAACGCCAAGCGCGGCATCGTGCCCCCCGGCTATGAAGCCATGCCCCAGATGATCCGTAATCCTGACGGCACCTACACTGAAAGCGCTCTTGTTGTTGAAAAGGACGCTGCCATGACCGGTGAATACGTTCAGGACGCCTATGTGAACTTTGACCAGTTCAACCAGTCCTATGTAGGCATTACTTTCAATAATAGCGGTGCCCGCCGTTTCGAGCAGATCACCGGTGAATACACCGGACGCCGCATGGCCATCGTGCTGGACGGCAAGATTCACTCTGCTCCCGTTATACAGGAAAAGATTCGCGGCGGTCGCGCTTCCATTTCCGGACGCTTTACCAAGGAAGAAGCTCACGATCTGGCTATTGTCCTTCGTGCCGGTTCCTTGCCCGCTCCCGTAAACATCCTTGAAGAACGTTCCGTAGGTCCTTCCCTCGGACAGGAATCCATTGATCAGGGCGTTTCCGCTGCGCTTATCGGCGGCGCGTTGGTCATGGTCTTCATGGTTGTTTACTACGGATTCGGTGGTCTGGTTGCCAACCTCGTGCTCTGCTTGAACATTGTGCTCATCATGGCCGGTCTTGCAGCATTTGGCGCCACTCTGACCCTGCCCGGTATCGCCGGTATCATTCTGACGCTGGGTATGGCGGTTGACGCCAACGTGCTCATCTTCGAGCGTATCCGTGAAGAACTGCGTCGGGGACTTACACCTCTGGCTGCCATTGCAGAAGGCTACAACCGTGCCTCGCTGACGATCTTTGACGCCAACGTGACCACGCTGATTGCCGCCGTCATTCTGTATCAGTTCGGCACCGGTCCCATCCGTGGCTTTGCTGTTACCTTGAGCCTGGGTATCCTCGCTTCCATGTTCACCGCCATCTTCTGCTCACGCATCCTGTTCGATCTGTGGGCAGGCGGCAAGCAGCGCGCCAAGCTCAGCATCTAA
- a CDS encoding glutamate synthase-related protein, with translation MLFKPISQNFNDFVIDRDKERCINCEVCVRQCSYEAHFWDDARQCVNHDNTKCVGCHRCEALCPTGCLTIKKNPADFRDNALWTPTYMKYLYKQGDTGGILLSGMGSPSAKPIYWDNLQLDASQVTNPSIDPLREPMELRTYLGSKPDKVEIEQTPDGPKLKTKIGPQIKLEYPMMFSAMSFGSINFNLHKAMAMAATELGIVYNTGEGGLHPTLYKYGANTIVQVASGRFGVHKDYLNAGAAIEIKVGQGAKPGIGGHLPGEKIDEEVSKTRMVPVGSDAISPAPHHDIYSIEDLLQLIYALKEATEYRVPVSVKIAAVHNAAAIASGIVRAGADIVVIDGFRGGTGAAPTMIRDNVGIPVELALAQVDNRLRDEGIRNWASLVVAGGTRCSADVIKAIALGADAVYIATAALVAVGCTLCGRCYTGKCPWGIATNEARLKKRQNPEIAAKRLTNLVKAWGHEIQEMLGGMGLNSIESLRGNRDKLRGIGLNEVELDILGVKHAGR, from the coding sequence TTGCTTTTCAAGCCGATCAGCCAGAATTTTAATGATTTCGTCATAGACCGGGACAAGGAACGATGCATCAACTGTGAAGTGTGTGTGCGTCAGTGTTCCTACGAAGCCCATTTCTGGGATGATGCCCGTCAGTGTGTGAACCACGACAACACCAAGTGTGTCGGCTGTCACAGATGCGAAGCGCTTTGTCCCACCGGTTGTCTCACCATCAAAAAGAATCCTGCAGACTTCCGTGACAACGCTCTGTGGACCCCCACGTACATGAAGTATCTGTACAAGCAGGGAGACACGGGCGGCATTCTGCTTTCCGGTATGGGCAGCCCGAGCGCAAAGCCCATCTACTGGGATAATCTGCAGCTTGATGCAAGCCAGGTAACCAACCCTTCCATCGACCCGCTCCGCGAGCCCATGGAATTGCGCACATACCTTGGCTCCAAGCCTGACAAGGTTGAAATCGAGCAGACTCCCGACGGTCCCAAGCTGAAGACCAAGATCGGTCCGCAGATCAAGCTGGAATATCCCATGATGTTCTCGGCCATGTCTTTCGGGTCCATCAACTTCAACCTGCACAAGGCCATGGCCATGGCGGCCACCGAACTCGGCATTGTTTACAATACCGGTGAAGGCGGCTTGCACCCCACCTTGTACAAGTACGGTGCCAACACCATCGTACAGGTTGCTTCCGGTCGTTTCGGCGTGCACAAGGACTACCTGAATGCCGGTGCCGCTATCGAAATCAAGGTCGGTCAGGGCGCAAAGCCCGGTATCGGCGGTCACCTGCCGGGCGAGAAGATCGACGAAGAAGTTTCCAAAACCCGTATGGTGCCTGTGGGCTCCGACGCCATCTCTCCCGCGCCGCACCACGACATCTATTCCATTGAAGACCTGCTGCAGCTCATCTATGCGCTGAAGGAAGCAACCGAGTACCGTGTGCCCGTGTCCGTCAAGATCGCGGCCGTGCACAACGCTGCGGCCATCGCTTCCGGTATCGTGCGCGCAGGTGCCGACATCGTCGTTATCGACGGTTTCCGTGGCGGCACGGGTGCAGCTCCCACCATGATCCGCGACAACGTGGGTATTCCGGTGGAACTGGCCCTTGCTCAGGTGGATAACCGTCTGCGTGACGAAGGCATCCGCAACTGGGCTTCTCTGGTTGTTGCCGGCGGCACCCGCTGTTCCGCTGACGTCATCAAGGCCATCGCCCTTGGTGCCGACGCCGTCTACATCGCAACCGCTGCTCTGGTTGCCGTGGGTTGTACGCTCTGCGGTCGCTGCTACACCGGCAAGTGTCCCTGGGGTATTGCCACCAACGAAGCGCGCCTCAAGAAGCGCCAGAATCCCGAAATCGCGGCCAAGCGCCTTACGAACCTCGTCAAGGCATGGGGTCATGAGATTCAGGAAATGCTGGGCGGCATGGGCCTCAACTCCATCGAGAGTCTGCGCGGAAACCGCGACAAGCTCCGCGGTATCGGCCTTAACGAAGTGGAACTTGACATCCTTGGTGTCAAACACGCCGGGAGGTAG
- a CDS encoding 4Fe-4S dicluster domain-containing protein — translation MRRVYPNKDFCIGCHICELACLTAHSESKDLIIAVREEQASGLRPCKAVYEKGPVCVSLSCRHCENPSCVTACISGALYKDEETGRTMYDERQCVGCWSCLMACPFGAIRRNQAKGKIIKCDLCEGRDKPACVEACPNAALSYEDR, via the coding sequence ATGCGCAGAGTCTATCCCAACAAGGACTTCTGTATCGGATGCCATATTTGCGAACTGGCCTGTCTAACCGCTCACTCCGAGAGCAAGGACCTCATCATTGCCGTTCGCGAGGAGCAGGCTTCCGGCCTGCGTCCCTGCAAGGCAGTGTATGAAAAGGGCCCCGTATGCGTCTCCCTGAGCTGTCGGCACTGTGAAAACCCCAGCTGTGTTACGGCATGCATCTCCGGCGCTCTTTATAAGGATGAAGAGACCGGCAGGACCATGTATGACGAGCGTCAGTGCGTAGGTTGCTGGTCGTGTCTGATGGCCTGTCCTTTCGGAGCCATCCGCCGCAATCAGGCCAAGGGGAAGATCATCAAGTGTGACCTGTGTGAAGGAAGGGATAAGCCCGCCTGTGTCGAGGCTTGCCCCAATGCCGCACTGAGCTACGAAGATCGTTAG
- a CDS encoding quaternary amine ABC transporter ATP-binding protein, translating to MSKIVVDGLYKIFGPSPDTALAMLREGKNKDEIMEATRHGVGVNNASFSIEEGEIVVIMGLSGSGKSTLVRCLNRLIEPTAGTVSIDGQDITTMDTEELRRLRQSKLGMVFQNFALFPHRTVAENAAYGLEIKGIPPETRMTKAYEALELVGLKGWESVLPSQLSGGMQQRVGLARALALDPDILLMDEAFSALDPLIRRDMQDELINLQEKMRKTIVFISHDLDEALKLGDRIILMKDGKIVQIGTPEEILTEPANRYVERFVEEVDISRVLTAESIMQKVLAVAHLGADGPRAALRKMRTHGISSLFILDREHTLVGVVSAEQAAQLIENGESDLSRIICTDLKTVLPDTPAQDLFPIMHNLAYPLAVVDNANRLKGVIVRGTLIAALAEGKGA from the coding sequence ATGTCAAAAATCGTTGTTGATGGGCTGTATAAAATCTTCGGTCCTTCACCGGATACCGCCCTTGCGATGCTCAGAGAAGGGAAGAACAAGGACGAGATCATGGAAGCAACCCGGCACGGGGTCGGGGTGAACAATGCTTCATTTTCCATAGAGGAAGGCGAAATCGTCGTCATCATGGGGCTTTCCGGCAGCGGCAAGTCAACCTTGGTGCGCTGCCTCAACAGGCTTATCGAGCCGACCGCCGGTACCGTCAGCATTGACGGTCAGGATATAACGACCATGGATACGGAGGAGCTGCGCAGGTTGCGGCAGTCCAAACTGGGAATGGTCTTTCAGAATTTTGCCTTGTTTCCCCATAGGACGGTTGCGGAAAACGCGGCCTACGGGCTTGAAATCAAAGGTATTCCCCCCGAAACCCGCATGACCAAGGCGTATGAGGCTCTTGAACTTGTCGGCTTGAAGGGGTGGGAGAGTGTGTTGCCCTCGCAACTTTCCGGCGGCATGCAGCAGCGTGTTGGTCTTGCTCGCGCCTTGGCGCTTGATCCTGATATTCTGCTTATGGACGAGGCCTTCAGTGCCCTTGATCCACTGATTCGCCGGGATATGCAGGATGAATTGATCAACCTGCAGGAAAAGATGCGCAAGACCATCGTGTTCATCAGCCATGACCTTGATGAAGCCTTGAAGCTTGGCGACCGCATCATCCTCATGAAAGACGGCAAGATCGTCCAGATCGGCACGCCGGAAGAGATTCTGACCGAGCCTGCCAACAGGTACGTGGAACGTTTTGTGGAGGAAGTGGATATCTCCCGCGTTCTGACTGCCGAGTCCATCATGCAGAAGGTGTTGGCCGTAGCCCATCTCGGTGCGGATGGTCCCCGTGCAGCGCTTCGGAAGATGCGGACGCATGGTATTTCCTCCCTCTTCATTCTGGACAGGGAGCATACCCTTGTCGGCGTGGTTTCCGCGGAACAGGCTGCACAACTCATCGAGAACGGCGAGTCAGACCTTTCACGCATCATCTGTACGGATCTCAAGACGGTGTTGCCGGATACCCCCGCGCAAGATCTTTTCCCCATCATGCATAACCTTGCATACCCCCTTGCCGTGGTGGACAACGCCAACCGCCTGAAGGGGGTCATTGTGCGGGGCACGCTGATTGCCGCATTGGCGGAAGGGAAGGGGGCCTAG
- a CDS encoding class II glutamine amidotransferase, whose translation MKAPSNFWQFDKDISGCGVFGVIDKKKNLISGSMPISAMCTMHDRGNGLGGGFAAYGIYPDHKDEYAFHLMCDDQAALDRAEETIKEYFEISVSEPIPTRKVLSIKNPPVMWRFFVTPKARRPQWEGLTEEDYIVNVVMLINRRGGAFVFSSGKNMGAFKGVGFPEDIADFFRLEEYSAYIWTGHNRFPTNTPGWWGGAHPFTILDWAIVHNGEISSYGINRRYLCQHDYECTMMTDTEVVAYLLDLLIRKHGLSYEMVSKVFAPPFWDEIDRMGPEDRKLYENLRMVYGPACLNGPFAILVTDANTMMGLNDRVKLRPLVIAEKDSMVFMSSEESSIREVCPDLDRVWAPKAGEPVIVKVEA comes from the coding sequence ATGAAGGCTCCCAGCAATTTCTGGCAATTTGACAAGGATATCTCCGGGTGCGGTGTCTTCGGTGTCATAGACAAGAAGAAGAACCTCATTTCCGGTTCCATGCCCATCAGCGCAATGTGCACCATGCACGATCGCGGTAACGGACTTGGCGGCGGATTCGCGGCTTACGGCATCTATCCGGATCACAAGGACGAATATGCGTTCCATCTGATGTGCGATGATCAGGCTGCTCTGGACAGGGCCGAGGAAACCATCAAGGAATACTTCGAGATTTCCGTTTCCGAGCCTATCCCCACCCGCAAGGTGCTGAGCATCAAGAATCCGCCTGTCATGTGGCGCTTCTTTGTCACTCCCAAGGCTCGACGTCCCCAGTGGGAAGGTCTGACCGAAGAAGACTACATCGTTAACGTGGTCATGCTCATCAACCGCAGGGGCGGAGCGTTCGTCTTCTCCAGCGGCAAGAACATGGGCGCTTTCAAGGGTGTTGGCTTCCCCGAAGATATCGCCGACTTCTTCCGTCTGGAAGAGTACAGTGCATACATCTGGACCGGTCATAACCGTTTCCCCACCAACACTCCCGGCTGGTGGGGCGGAGCGCATCCCTTCACCATTCTGGATTGGGCAATTGTGCACAACGGCGAAATCTCGTCCTACGGCATCAACCGTCGATACCTCTGTCAGCATGATTACGAATGTACCATGATGACGGATACCGAAGTTGTGGCCTACCTGCTTGACCTGCTCATTCGTAAGCACGGCCTTTCCTACGAGATGGTCAGCAAGGTTTTTGCTCCTCCTTTCTGGGATGAGATTGACCGCATGGGACCTGAAGACCGCAAGCTCTATGAGAACCTGCGTATGGTCTACGGCCCTGCCTGCCTGAACGGCCCCTTCGCCATTCTCGTGACCGATGCCAATACCATGATGGGCCTGAACGACCGCGTAAAGCTGCGTCCTCTGGTTATTGCCGAGAAGGACAGCATGGTCTTTATGTCCAGTGAAGAAAGCTCCATCCGTGAAGTCTGCCCCGATCTTGACCGCGTATGGGCGCCCAAGGCCGGTGAACCCGTTATCGTGAAAGTGGAGGCGTAA
- the secF gene encoding protein translocase subunit SecF: MGLSIIKPDSNIDFVGLRKITLIISLLVVLAGVGSLLMKGGPKYGIDFAGGVMVQVHFDQSVEPDALKDSLKDVELPGLMVQRIGLAADNEYLIRVSISDANPENMRGKVQDALKTNLQGVNFEIQRLEMVGPKVGNDLRSAALEALYYAVLIIAIYISGRFEQRWVVAGIMAAALATALYGLGHLGMSKQYLVIAAMVLTLGLCWKLRLNYALGAVVALIHDVLITVGIFSILDKEFDLTIVAALLTIVGYSLNDTIIVFDRIRENIRARVAPTYGEVVNKAVNQTLSRTLLTSGTTLLVVLALFFLGGSVIHDFALAMLVGIGVGTYSSIFIASPVLLALSPEELPEEEPKKEPIVKSEHGVV; the protein is encoded by the coding sequence ATGGGTCTGAGTATCATCAAACCGGATAGCAATATCGACTTCGTAGGGCTGCGTAAGATTACGCTTATCATCTCTCTGCTGGTCGTTCTGGCTGGTGTAGGATCGCTGCTCATGAAGGGCGGTCCCAAGTACGGTATCGACTTTGCCGGTGGCGTCATGGTGCAGGTGCACTTTGACCAGTCGGTGGAACCCGATGCTCTCAAGGACAGCCTCAAGGACGTTGAACTGCCCGGCCTTATGGTGCAGCGTATCGGCCTTGCCGCTGATAACGAGTATCTCATTCGTGTTTCGATTTCCGATGCCAACCCGGAAAACATGCGCGGGAAGGTGCAGGATGCCCTGAAGACGAATCTGCAGGGCGTAAACTTCGAGATTCAGCGACTGGAGATGGTCGGCCCCAAGGTGGGTAACGACCTGCGCTCCGCAGCTCTTGAAGCGCTGTATTATGCCGTTCTCATCATCGCCATCTACATCTCCGGCCGTTTCGAACAGCGCTGGGTTGTGGCGGGCATCATGGCGGCAGCACTGGCCACCGCACTGTATGGTCTGGGCCATCTCGGCATGTCCAAACAGTATCTCGTCATCGCCGCAATGGTGCTGACGTTGGGTCTGTGCTGGAAGCTACGGCTCAACTACGCGCTGGGCGCGGTTGTGGCTCTTATTCACGACGTGCTCATAACGGTCGGCATCTTCTCCATTCTGGACAAGGAATTCGATCTGACCATCGTTGCGGCCCTGCTGACCATTGTCGGTTACTCCCTCAACGACACCATCATCGTGTTTGACCGCATCCGCGAAAACATTCGTGCCCGCGTGGCTCCCACGTATGGTGAGGTCGTGAACAAGGCCGTCAACCAGACCCTGAGCAGAACCCTGCTTACCTCCGGTACGACTTTGCTGGTTGTTCTGGCGCTGTTCTTCCTTGGTGGCAGTGTTATCCATGACTTTGCACTGGCCATGCTGGTTGGTATCGGCGTGGGTACCTATTCGTCCATCTTCATCGCCAGCCCTGTGCTTCTGGCCCTGAGCCCCGAAGAACTGCCTGAGGAAGAGCCGAAGAAGGAACCCATCGTGAAGTCTGAACACGGCGTGGTCTAG
- a CDS encoding PAS domain-containing protein — protein sequence MSYPKTSDDEKKHLTASAGEEGVLASIEDALWSRRDAMKLYRALFELVPDALVLADSSCRILGINGNAASMFGRTEEELLGTDCRELVSASCAREFDAALRSLGRDAVWNGTLEALGQGESAVPVEIAVHKVSIASDVLFQIVLHDISAHVTLEQDLQRSEAVLEGMNLALRHVIQSVHEERKEMKDELVQQVKEQVLPAIERIAEEDSSDIRQNYKAVIEDQLVEMADTPPDLFDNVLIHLTPRENEICRLIALGRKTREICELLQVSFETMQTHRKNIRKKLGLTGKGISLYVFLQQGQQTSPR from the coding sequence ATGAGCTATCCCAAAACTTCCGATGATGAAAAAAAGCATCTCACGGCTTCTGCCGGCGAAGAAGGCGTTCTTGCCTCAATCGAAGATGCGTTATGGTCCCGCAGGGATGCCATGAAGCTGTATCGCGCGTTGTTCGAGCTTGTTCCTGATGCCCTGGTGCTTGCAGATTCCTCGTGCAGGATACTGGGCATAAACGGCAATGCGGCCTCGATGTTTGGCAGAACTGAGGAGGAACTGCTTGGAACAGACTGCCGAGAGCTGGTTTCCGCGTCATGTGCGAGGGAGTTCGACGCGGCACTGCGCAGTCTCGGACGGGATGCTGTCTGGAACGGCACACTTGAGGCGTTAGGGCAGGGCGAATCAGCAGTTCCCGTGGAGATTGCTGTACACAAGGTGTCCATAGCCTCGGATGTACTGTTTCAGATAGTCTTGCATGATATTAGTGCCCACGTAACCCTTGAGCAGGATCTGCAACGCTCTGAAGCCGTTCTTGAAGGAATGAACCTTGCCCTGCGCCACGTCATTCAAAGCGTTCATGAAGAGCGCAAGGAGATGAAGGACGAACTGGTCCAGCAGGTAAAGGAACAGGTTCTGCCAGCAATTGAACGAATTGCCGAGGAAGACAGCTCGGATATACGCCAGAACTACAAGGCCGTCATTGAGGACCAACTGGTTGAAATGGCTGATACCCCCCCGGATCTGTTTGATAACGTCCTTATTCATCTGACTCCGCGTGAGAACGAGATTTGCCGCCTTATCGCCTTGGGGCGCAAAACTCGTGAGATTTGCGAGTTACTGCAGGTTTCCTTTGAAACCATGCAGACACACCGCAAGAATATCCGCAAAAAACTCGGTCTCACGGGGAAGGGCATTTCCCTGTACGTATTCTTGCAGCAAGGTCAGCAGACATCTCCCCGATAG